A genomic segment from Juglans regia cultivar Chandler chromosome 14, Walnut 2.0, whole genome shotgun sequence encodes:
- the LOC108989675 gene encoding uncharacterized mitochondrial protein AtMg00810-like, translating into MLCHDHLLKQNIVPWQPCLNGATFTALLVYVDDIIVASHSLDFIFVLKSFLNHQFRIKDLGSLRYFLAIEVARSPTGIHLCQRKYTLDILADSGHLASKPLKIPMDQNHKLSKTTGTPLADPTSYKQLIGRLLYLTLTRLDISYHIQVLGRFMDKPTTTHLTTANKVLRYLKNAPCQGILLSSTSSVHLQGYYDSDWASCPDTRKSVTGYCIFLGNSLISWCSKKQNVVSRSSAEAEYRAMATLSTEFTWLIQLLSDLFIPHPQATEMFCDNQATLHIAANPVFHERTKHIELDCHLIRDKILRGSIKTAHVSTHSQLADIFTKSLPSYTLYSHLSKI; encoded by the coding sequence atgttgTGTCACGATCATCTGTTGAAGCAGAATATTGTGCCATGGCAACCCTGCCTCAATGGTGCCACTTTCACAGCCTTGCTtgtttatgtagatgacataaTAGTTGCAAGCCATTCCCttgatttcatttttgttctcaaaagttttttgaaCCACCAATTCAGAATTAAAGACCTTGGATCCTTAAGATATTTTCTTGCCATTGAGGTTGCTAGATCTCCAACTGGCATTCATCTTTGCCAAAGAAAATATACTCTAGATATACTTGCTGATTCTGGTCACTTAGCTTCTAAGCCCTTGAAAATTCCAATGGACCAAAATCACAAGCTAAGCAAGACCACTGGCACTCCCTTAGCTGATCCCACCTCTTATAAGCAGCTTATAGGTCGACTTTTATACCTCACCCTCACTAGACTAGATATAAGCTACCACATTCAAGTCCTCGGCCGATTTATGGACAAACCCACCACCACCCACCTCACTACAGCTAATAAAGTCCTGAGATACCTTAAAAATGCTCCTTGTCAAGGTATCCTTCTGTCATCTACTTCATCAGTACACTTACAAGGTTACTATGACTCAGATTGGGCTTCTTGCCCTGATACACGAAAATCAGTAACTGGTTATTGCATATTCTTGGGAAATTCCCTCATTTCTTGGTgttcaaagaaacaaaatgttGTGTCACGATCATCTGCTGAAGCAGAATATCGTGCCATGGCAACCCTTTCTACTGAATTCACATGGCTCATACAACTGCTCTCTGATCTATTTATTCCTCATCCTCAAGCTACTGAgatgttttgtgataatcaagctaCTCTCCACATAGCAGCCAACCCAGTTTTTCATGAAAggacaaaacacattgaattggATTGTCACTTAATAAGAGATAAAATCCTAAGAGGCAGCATCAAAACTGCTCATGTCTCCACTCACTCACAGTTAGCTGACATATTCACAAAATCCCTCCCATCCTATACCCTTTATTCTCATTTATCCAAGATATGA